Proteins found in one Triticum urartu cultivar G1812 chromosome 4, Tu2.1, whole genome shotgun sequence genomic segment:
- the LOC125550736 gene encoding protein MAIN-LIKE 1-like — protein sequence MFEPDKYPGLDDYYEEKHRAVLVERGEVPPVLRLRGHNPRESLRYDRRYEPYFRRMDLLQFVLNFKGTPPWLNSTAITALTDRWRPETHSFHLALGEMTVTLEDIAMISGLPIEGRALTGKVRSEGWRQRVAGLVGVEPPPWIHETKKDPRPSGVLFSWLQEHFYECPENASPVVVERYARAYLWNLLTQVVFPDGTGDTALWMFLDPLRNWDVKWSWGLAALAFLYRQLDEACMRSKPKSCLGGFVWALQIWMWERIPVGRNFTIAPEEPWEWPFDGDEERYPTIAYTWANVQVSSIAAMGRYKAYISELDMLTYNQVNWRPYMVLRQFPLSNMCLRDQHL from the exons ATGTTTGAGCCGGATAAGTATCCCGGCCTTGATGATTATTACGAGGAGAAGCATCGTGCTGTGCTAGTGGAAAGAGGGGAG GTTCCTCCAGTACTTCGTTTGAGAGGCCACAACCCACGTGAGTCCTTGAGGTATGACCGTCGCTACGAGCCTTATTTTAGAAGAATGGATCTTCTCCAGTTTGTGCTCAACTTTAAAGGCACACCACCATGGCTGAACTCGACGGCCATTACCGCCCTTACGGACCGTTGGAGACCGGAGACACACTCTTTTCACCTTGCTCTTGGTGAGATGACCGTTACTTTGGAGGATATTGCGATGATCTCCGGTCTTCCGATCGAGGGCAGGGCTCTTACCGGGAAGGTGAGGTCTGAGGGGTGGCGACAAAGGGTTGCAGGTTTGGTTGGTGTTGAACCTCCCCCGTGGATTCATGAAACAAAGAAGGATCCTAGGCCATCTGGTGTTTTGTTCTCGTGGCTACAAGAACATTTTTATGAGTGCCCAGAGAATGCCAGTCCGGTTGTTGTAGAGAGGTACGCCAGGGCTTACTTATGGAATCTTTTGACCCAAGTGGTGTTTCCTGACGGCACGGGAGACACAGCCTTGTGGATGTTCTTGGACCCTCTTCGTAACTGGGATGTCAAGTGGAGTTGGGGGTTAGCGGCACTAGCCTTCTTGTACCGTCAG TTGGACGAAGCATGTATGAGGAGTAAGCCGAAATCTTGTCTTGGTGGTTTTGTTTGGGCCCTACAGATTTGGATGTGGGAGCGTATCCCTGTGGGCCGTAACTTTACCATTGCTCCGGAAGAACCTTGGGAGTGGCCTTTTGACGGGGATGAGGAGCGATATCCCACTATCGCATACACTTGGGCTAATGTTCAAGTGTCGAGTATCGCCGCCATGGGGCGGTATAAGGCATACATAAGCGAGCTTGACATGCTTACTTACAACCAG GTTAATTGGAGGCCGTACATGGTACTTAGGCAGTTCCCTTTGAGCAATATGTGCCTTCGTGACCAACATCTTTGA
- the LOC125550737 gene encoding uncharacterized protein LOC125550737 isoform X1 — translation MLRSPRFDDQNSRSGEDLVKKREGRPPVHRREGTARPEEWAGLGPRGPRALLNPGQKRQGPWRFKRATSAKTAGSDSLWARSKTLAASAFTCWLETLACSAFLCWVKTPRTLAFLKGSNREILSRRVQFVTINANKVRTVILPEQNAPCPWSPRAPPERAPPCFPPPRRPRPAHARLSPTRSVRIGPLSALAHQVRAYWSLISPAASRGGRRSTRLRVRAARLESTGVSVGFRAPQFELPEPLTGKIWTLDDFEGSPALLVSESLGQSVL, via the exons ATGCTCCGATCTCCTCGTTTTGATGATCAAAATAGCAGATCTGGGGAAGATTTGGTGAAGAAGAGGGAGGGGCGGCCGCCAGTTCATCGTCGAGAAGGAACTGCTCGACCGGAGGAGTGGGCTGGGttaggcccccgcggcccgcgcGCGTTACTTAATCCTGGTCAGAAACGCCAAGGACCTTGGCGTTTCAAGCGTGCCACGTCAGCGAAAACAGCGGGTTCAGACTCACTGTGGGCCAGGTCAAAAACGCTAGCCGCCTCGGCGTTTACGTGTTGGCTTGAAACGCTAGCTTGCTCGGCGTTTCTATGTTGGGTGAAAACGCCGCGGACCCTGGCGTTTCTAAAAGGGTCAAATCGTGAAATACTTTCTCGTCGAGTTCAGTTTGTGACTATAAACGCTAACAAGGTCAGAACAGTAATTTTACCCGAGCAAAACGCGCCATGTCCCTGGTCGCCGCGTGCGCCGCCGGAGCGCGCACCTCCCTGCTTTCCTCCTCCCCGTCGTCCTCGTCCCGCCCATGCCAGGCTCTCGCCCACCAGGTCCGTGCGTATTGGTCCCTTATCTGCTCTCGCCCACCAGGTCCGTGCGTATTGGTCCCTTATCTCGCCGGCGGCGAGCAGGGGAGGCCGCCGCAGTACGCGTCTCCGGGTGCGCGCAGCCAGGTTGGAGTCCACCGGCGTCTCCGTGGGCTTCCGCGCACCCCAATTCGAG CTCCCGGAGCCCCTGACAGGGAAAATCTGGACACTGGATGACTTCGAGGGTAGCCCTGCTTTGCTGGTCAGTGAATCTCTTGGTCAGTCTGTGCTATAG
- the LOC125550737 gene encoding uncharacterized protein LOC125550737 isoform X2: MSLVAACAAGARTSLLSSSPSSSSRPCQALAHQVRAYWSLISPAASRGGRRSTRLRVRAARLESTGVSVGFRAPQFELPEPLTGKIWTLDDFEGSPALLVSESLGQSVL; this comes from the exons ATGTCCCTGGTCGCCGCGTGCGCCGCCGGAGCGCGCACCTCCCTGCTTTCCTCCTCCCCGTCGTCCTCGTCCCGCCCATGCCAGGCTCTCGCCCACCAG GTCCGTGCGTATTGGTCCCTTATCTCGCCGGCGGCGAGCAGGGGAGGCCGCCGCAGTACGCGTCTCCGGGTGCGCGCAGCCAGGTTGGAGTCCACCGGCGTCTCCGTGGGCTTCCGCGCACCCCAATTCGAG CTCCCGGAGCCCCTGACAGGGAAAATCTGGACACTGGATGACTTCGAGGGTAGCCCTGCTTTGCTGGTCAGTGAATCTCTTGGTCAGTCTGTGCTATAG